The DNA sequence AACCAAATCCAAAACGTAGAATTACAAGCTCTCACAAAAGGTCAAAAATTGACGATGACTGTTGCGATTCACTTAGTCGGCAGCGAAGACATCAAAGAAGGTGTCTTGACCCAAACGTTGAATGAGTTGGAAATCGAAACGGACGCTGCCCATGTCCCTACCGAATTCCAAATCGCCGTTAATGAAATGAATATCGGTGATACCCTGACGGTTGCCGATATCAAAGTCGATGCCGGTATTACGGTCCTTACGGAGGCGGAATCCGCTGTTGTCATCTTAGCAGCTCCTGCTACAGAAACAGTAGCCGAGGAAGAGGCTTCAACTGAAGCAGAAGCAGCTGAAAAAGCCGCTGAATAATCATCAACTCAGAAAAGTGCAACGGCTTTGTTGATACACTTCTAAGTTTCACCAAATTCATCTACGCAACAAAAAAGTTTCGGTTTTGAACGTCAAAAACCGAAACTTTTTTTGTCTGTCCAAAATCAAATCCTGAACCATATTGCTTACGAATCCTTCAAAGCAGCAAACAGCTCATGCCCATTGCTTTTTTCCAAATAGTTTTCCAGGAACCGCTGAGCCAAACTGCCTTTTTTGATGTTGGCTTGCGCAGCTTCGATGGAAAACCATTCCGCATGATCTACTTCATCCGTTATGCCATCTAGGCACTCGTTCGCGACGATACAAAAACAACCCGAAGAGTGAACATTCGAAAAAACGAATGCTCACTTCTCGGGTTGGATTTATGGATGACAACCTGGTTTCCTTTTTATTGTGCCGATTCGCAGATGGCTTTTATGTTTTCAAGTGTGTGTTGGGTCGAGTTTTCCTCCATTTTATCCGTTACGAGTTTGTCGAGGATTTTCGTGAACAGCGTTTCAGGCGGCACGCTGTCGATATCGAACGTCAGCTCCGTTCCTCCCTCTTTTGCAACATAGCGGCTGGTTTGCTTGGTCGGAAAACTCCCGGTGATGTTCCCTTTCCAGATTGCGCCCTCGTCAGTAAGCTGGCTTTCCGTCACTTCGATGGTGATCGGGAAATGGATGCCCATCATGGAATAGCTCGATTTGACGATCGTGCCTACTTCCCCTTTTCCGCTGATGCTTTCCGGTTCGGAAAGGCCGTTGTAGAAGTGTGACCAATTCTCAGGGTTGATTGTGTACTCGTAGACTTTTTGGACTGGTGCATTGATGAAAATGGTTTTTTCAAAAGTAGCCATTATTGATTATCTCCTTTCAAAATCCAAGCAGTGCTTTTCACTTCTTTGACGTTAGGGATGGCCGGAAGGACAAAAAAACTTTGCGATTGCATTCCCCTCCAGGGAAATTCGGGCACTTGCCTTGTTCGTCTTTATTATACGCCTGTGTTGGCTATTATCAAAAAAGTATTACCGACTTTATTTGATAATATTTATGCGAATATTTTCAGCTGAGTAATCGTATCAGTTGTCCTATGTCCGTTA is a window from the uncultured Trichococcus sp. genome containing:
- a CDS encoding 50S ribosomal protein L25 — translated: MKLQVEKRDKVGSSAAKRARSDKKLTAIIYGKDVEATPVLLDAKDFDEVLKQLGKNAIFEVSISGGKTMQVIVKDIQQAALKNQIQNVELQALTKGQKLTMTVAIHLVGSEDIKEGVLTQTLNELEIETDAAHVPTEFQIAVNEMNIGDTLTVADIKVDAGITVLTEAESAVVILAAPATETVAEEEASTEAEAAEKAAE
- a CDS encoding SRPBCC family protein gives rise to the protein MATFEKTIFINAPVQKVYEYTINPENWSHFYNGLSEPESISGKGEVGTIVKSSYSMMGIHFPITIEVTESQLTDEGAIWKGNITGSFPTKQTSRYVAKEGGTELTFDIDSVPPETLFTKILDKLVTDKMEENSTQHTLENIKAICESAQ